A stretch of the Paenibacillus dendritiformis genome encodes the following:
- a CDS encoding AAA family ATPase, with product MKNRLSIRWPEAAIGAAIAIVVFLAFRGVNILPIVLAAVVLIALSFVVQRRGGAGVTTGGSRSDSRKSSVAPLSFEQIGGQERAKNELIEALDFLVRPDAIRKFGIRPLKGILLTGPPGTGKTLMAKAAAHYADAVFIGVAGSEFVEMFVGVGAGRVRELFKQARQRAAKEKKQNAVIFIDEIDVIGGKREGGQQREYDQTLNQLLTEMDGLYADMSPRILVMAATNRKEMLDSALLRPGRFDRHIQVDLPDKKGRLHILKLHANNKPLADDIDLERIADETFGFSGAQLESVLNEGAIYAMRDESNVITTNHLSQAIDKVMMGEKIDRETNQEERRRVAIHELGHAIMAEVVRPGSVSQVALSPRGQALGYVRHQPLEERYLYTKPFLEEQIMIALGGAAAEEIFYGNRSTGSQGDFDHALNIVDSMINAGLTELGIVRLKQLPPEAVTRQTQAIMEELFQRTHALLSERKPAFDRVLHQLLREENLSGEQFRCLLCDRQEFPA from the coding sequence ATGAAGAACAGACTGTCCATCCGCTGGCCTGAGGCGGCAATCGGAGCCGCGATCGCGATTGTTGTTTTTCTCGCCTTTCGCGGCGTGAATATCCTTCCGATCGTGTTGGCAGCCGTCGTGTTGATCGCGCTCTCTTTCGTCGTCCAGCGGCGCGGAGGCGCCGGCGTGACGACCGGAGGCTCCCGCAGCGATTCGCGGAAGTCGTCCGTCGCTCCGCTCAGCTTCGAGCAGATTGGTGGGCAGGAGCGGGCGAAAAATGAATTGATTGAAGCGCTCGATTTCTTGGTTCGCCCGGATGCGATTCGGAAGTTCGGGATCCGTCCGCTCAAGGGCATCCTGCTGACCGGTCCTCCGGGCACGGGGAAAACGCTGATGGCCAAAGCGGCGGCCCACTATGCCGATGCCGTCTTCATCGGCGTCGCGGGCAGCGAGTTCGTGGAAATGTTCGTCGGCGTCGGCGCGGGCCGCGTACGCGAGCTGTTCAAGCAGGCGCGGCAGCGCGCGGCGAAGGAGAAAAAGCAGAACGCCGTCATCTTCATCGACGAGATCGATGTCATCGGCGGGAAGCGGGAAGGCGGCCAGCAGCGGGAATACGATCAGACGCTGAACCAGCTTCTGACGGAGATGGACGGGCTGTATGCCGACATGAGTCCGCGCATTCTCGTCATGGCCGCGACGAACCGCAAGGAGATGCTGGATAGCGCTCTCCTGCGTCCGGGACGGTTTGACCGTCATATTCAGGTCGATCTCCCCGATAAAAAGGGCCGGCTTCACATTTTGAAGCTGCACGCCAACAATAAGCCGCTCGCCGACGACATCGATCTGGAGCGCATTGCCGACGAGACCTTCGGCTTCTCCGGCGCGCAGCTGGAGAGCGTCCTGAACGAAGGAGCGATCTACGCGATGCGGGACGAGTCGAATGTCATTACGACGAATCATCTGTCCCAGGCGATCGATAAAGTGATGATGGGCGAGAAGATCGACCGGGAGACAAACCAGGAAGAACGGCGGCGTGTCGCCATCCACGAGCTGGGGCATGCGATTATGGCGGAAGTAGTCCGCCCCGGAAGCGTATCCCAGGTGGCGCTCAGCCCGCGGGGACAAGCGCTCGGATATGTCCGCCATCAGCCGCTGGAGGAGCGTTATTTGTACACGAAGCCTTTCCTGGAGGAACAGATTATGATCGCGCTCGGCGGCGCGGCGGCCGAGGAGATCTTTTACGGGAACCGGAGCACCGGCTCGCAGGGCGACTTCGATCACGCGCTGAACATTGTCGACTCGATGATCAATGCCGGGCTCACGGAGTTGGGCATCGTCCGCTTGAAGCAGCTGCCGCCGGAAGCGGTAACCCGGCAGACGCAAGCTATCATGGAGGAGCTCTTTCAGCGTACGCATGCGCTGCTGTCTGAGCGCAAGCCTGCCTTTGATCGCGTTTTGCACCAGCTTCTGCGCGAGGAAAACCTGAGCGGAGAGCAATTTCGGTGTCTATTATGTGACAGGCAGGAATTCCCAGCGTGA
- a CDS encoding quinolinate synthase, which yields MTKNIRIAPTLLIMLLTGGILFGGWAVYQTKYVQQPVDRVMRQHAEITKYQVDWHSDTLNIQIQADPDADIREVVQKLNAEIVQYAKGNKVLIEYINENSTPSIDQWWSQAMFDVAEAMVHRNYSDIPKKLKELQANQPGVEVVTEMDNQYVYIQLKDEQGSKTMLLPLDGTAMGVWPHEEQTVHPLA from the coding sequence ATGACGAAGAACATTCGCATTGCGCCGACCCTGCTTATTATGCTGCTGACCGGCGGTATTTTATTCGGCGGGTGGGCCGTATATCAGACGAAGTATGTGCAACAGCCCGTAGATCGCGTCATGCGGCAGCATGCCGAGATTACGAAGTACCAGGTAGACTGGCATTCGGACACGCTGAACATTCAAATTCAGGCCGATCCGGACGCCGATATTCGTGAAGTGGTGCAGAAGCTCAATGCCGAGATTGTACAGTATGCCAAGGGCAACAAAGTGCTGATTGAATATATCAATGAGAACAGTACGCCATCGATTGACCAATGGTGGTCGCAGGCGATGTTCGATGTAGCCGAGGCGATGGTTCACCGGAATTATAGCGATATTCCGAAGAAGCTTAAGGAGCTTCAGGCGAATCAGCCAGGCGTTGAAGTCGTGACGGAAATGGATAACCAGTATGTCTATATCCAACTGAAGGACGAGCAAGGCAGCAAGACGATGCTCTTGCCGCTGGACGGAACCGCAATGGGGGTGTGGCCGCATGAAGAACAGACTGTCCATCCGCTGGCCTGA
- a CDS encoding DUF5590 domain-containing protein produces MARSRSRRRRNRWFIAALAFVVLILLIVALVMYVNYIYSDERMKEADILQRAQQEAPLTEVNGIEKSIWDEVVYVINGVNQEGKAVWVWVFPDRVASIPAADSADKASVKAAIQQAHPDARIVRLLPGYKDNQYVWQAFVQRKDEKGTRRYFYQFYSFYDGSPVGEIYGLPNQ; encoded by the coding sequence ATGGCCAGAAGCCGCAGTCGCCGCCGCCGCAACCGGTGGTTCATCGCCGCGCTGGCGTTCGTCGTGCTTATCCTGCTCATTGTCGCCTTGGTGATGTATGTCAACTACATTTATTCCGACGAGCGCATGAAGGAAGCAGACATCTTGCAGCGCGCCCAGCAAGAGGCGCCGTTGACCGAAGTGAACGGCATCGAGAAGAGCATATGGGATGAAGTCGTCTATGTCATAAATGGGGTTAATCAGGAAGGGAAGGCCGTCTGGGTATGGGTATTCCCCGATCGGGTCGCCTCGATCCCGGCAGCCGACAGCGCGGATAAGGCTTCGGTGAAGGCCGCGATTCAACAGGCGCATCCCGATGCCCGCATCGTCCGCCTGCTGCCCGGATATAAGGACAATCAATATGTGTGGCAGGCCTTCGTCCAGCGCAAGGACGAGAAAGGAACGCGCCGGTATTTTTATCAGTTTTATTCTTTCTACGACGGTTCTCCGGTGGGCGAGATCTATGGCCTGCCCAACCAATAG
- a CDS encoding amidohydrolase produces MTKMIIENGTFASLRPGAERTAVTGAMVIEDDMIVYVGEQLPQEHDTSEAARIDGKGLFFMPGLINTHGHAAMSLLRGYGDDMVLQTWLQEKMWPMEAKFTAEDVRWGTALSVLEMLKGGTTTFVDMYDHMDEVAKVVEESGMRACLMRGAIGLCPEDVQEAKLREAVQFAQDWHGKADGRITAMLAPHAPYTCPPGFIEKFVQAAHDLDLPLHTHMSETAAEVAQNVADYGLRPVAHLEKLGFFSRPSFVAHGVHLTDEEIEVLARHDVAVSHNPGSNLKLASGVARVPELLRAGVTVSLGTDGPASNNNLDMFEEMRLAALIHKGVSGDPTAVPAAEAMRMGTLYGARTIRAEKLGLLEAGMKADIVAVNVNQPHFVPHTDFVSHMIYSASAKDVAHVWVDGRQVIKDGQCLTLDEERILYEAGRCFERLLER; encoded by the coding sequence ATGACGAAAATGATTATTGAGAACGGGACCTTTGCTTCGCTCCGCCCAGGCGCGGAGCGCACGGCCGTTACAGGCGCGATGGTCATTGAAGATGACATGATTGTATATGTGGGAGAACAGCTGCCGCAGGAGCATGACACTTCCGAAGCGGCGCGGATCGACGGCAAAGGGCTGTTCTTCATGCCAGGGCTCATCAACACGCACGGCCATGCGGCGATGTCGCTGCTGCGCGGATATGGAGACGACATGGTGCTCCAGACGTGGCTGCAGGAGAAGATGTGGCCGATGGAAGCGAAATTCACCGCGGAGGATGTCCGCTGGGGAACGGCGCTCTCGGTCCTGGAAATGCTGAAAGGCGGGACGACGACATTCGTGGATATGTACGACCATATGGATGAGGTGGCCAAGGTCGTCGAGGAGTCCGGCATGCGCGCCTGCCTGATGCGCGGCGCCATCGGCTTATGCCCGGAAGACGTGCAGGAAGCGAAGCTCCGGGAAGCCGTTCAATTCGCCCAGGATTGGCACGGGAAGGCGGACGGGCGCATCACGGCGATGCTGGCTCCGCACGCTCCGTATACATGTCCTCCGGGCTTCATCGAGAAGTTCGTGCAGGCGGCGCATGATCTCGATCTTCCGCTGCATACGCACATGTCGGAGACCGCGGCGGAAGTCGCCCAGAATGTCGCGGACTACGGGCTTCGTCCCGTCGCTCATCTGGAGAAGCTCGGCTTCTTCTCCCGGCCTTCCTTCGTGGCGCACGGCGTGCATCTGACCGATGAGGAGATCGAAGTACTGGCTCGTCACGATGTAGCGGTCTCTCATAATCCCGGCAGCAATCTGAAGCTGGCTTCCGGCGTCGCCCGGGTGCCCGAGCTGCTTCGCGCGGGCGTAACCGTATCGCTCGGAACGGACGGGCCGGCAAGCAACAACAATCTGGATATGTTCGAAGAGATGCGCCTGGCGGCCCTGATTCATAAGGGCGTATCCGGCGATCCGACGGCCGTTCCGGCAGCTGAAGCGATGCGCATGGGCACGCTGTACGGAGCCCGGACGATCCGGGCGGAGAAGCTGGGGCTGCTGGAAGCCGGCATGAAGGCGGATATCGTAGCGGTGAATGTGAACCAGCCGCATTTCGTGCCGCATACCGACTTCGTCTCGCATATGATCTATTCCGCTTCCGCTAAAGATGTCGCCCATGTATGGGTCGACGGGCGCCAAGTGATCAAGGACGGCCAATGCCTCACCTTGGACGAAGAGCGCATTCTCTATGAAGCCGGGCGGTGCTTCGAGCGCCTGCTTGAGCGCTGA
- a CDS encoding redox-sensing transcriptional repressor Rex, protein MKTLKISEAVVRRLPVYLRHLMELKQREVLTVSSQDLGQKLDLNPAQIRKDLAYFGDFGRKGIGYDVSYLIQQIRHILKLDQIIHVGLVGAGKLGHALCNYTAYMKDNMRIVAVFDALESKVGTEINNLRVQPMSELADTVREQKIRIGIITVPASEAQHVAEQFVEAGVEAILNFAPVILRVPAHVRVHTADFTTDMFSLAYYLSDDRKEAPVE, encoded by the coding sequence ATGAAAACGTTGAAAATATCAGAAGCTGTCGTTCGCAGACTGCCGGTTTATTTACGTCATCTGATGGAACTGAAGCAGCGAGAGGTTCTGACGGTTTCTTCACAGGATTTGGGGCAGAAGCTGGACCTCAATCCCGCCCAGATTCGCAAAGACTTGGCATATTTCGGCGATTTTGGACGCAAAGGAATCGGGTATGACGTCTCTTACCTGATTCAACAAATCCGTCATATACTGAAGCTGGATCAGATTATTCATGTCGGTCTCGTCGGCGCGGGGAAGCTGGGCCATGCATTGTGCAACTATACGGCTTATATGAAGGATAATATGCGGATTGTGGCCGTATTCGACGCGCTGGAGTCGAAGGTAGGCACCGAGATCAATAATCTGCGGGTGCAGCCGATGAGCGAGTTGGCGGACACCGTGCGCGAGCAGAAAATCCGCATCGGCATCATTACCGTGCCCGCCTCGGAGGCGCAGCATGTCGCGGAACAGTTCGTCGAGGCGGGCGTCGAGGCGATCTTGAACTTCGCGCCGGTCATCCTTCGCGTCCCGGCTCATGTCCGGGTGCATACGGCCGATTTTACGACGGACATGTTCAGTCTGGCCTATTATTTATCCGATGATAGAAAGGAAGCTCCGGTAGAATGA
- the dinG gene encoding ATP-dependent DNA helicase DinG, which yields MRFAVLDFETTGNQPSDEIIQIGLVVLGHDLNVEQQYHTLVRPTVSIPEFITNLTGISDNDVQDAPELDEAMTGMVPLLSDVILVGHNVGFDYQYLRQALEQTGYLPFTGRILDTIELLRILFPSLPSYQLGSVAHDFGIAHDRPHQADSDALATAEIFRRCMEAIDDLPLLTLQGVVDVFGDHEERDLKWLLAEKLSERERNMASWEEEGYFPYRQLMLKHDDWTDTPPPRDASADNPLAGKSFRHFLDEVKQRMEAMLDHYEPRASQEQMFNEVMECLDENKHLLIEAGTGTGKSLGYLLPSLYHSVLHEKKVVVSTHTINLQEQLRQRDVPLLEQIVPFSFKVSILKGRSHYLCLRKFEHKISNREFVHARDDSITAAQLLVWLSRTEHGDDEELHLVHKGPEFWDSVSSDSDSCLNRSCPWFRRCFYHRAKNNANLSDIVITNHSLLFTDVMADHRLLPSYEHLVIDEAHHFEETAGKHLGTNLQYFSLIHPLTRLFKDSKSGALVVLQQRLRLSGHEKALIWAEGIDKLLQQIVDVKEQWDRLHDMLYQLLPSGEAGQFEGGQTVLRLPAGERPEEWPEAVELEKSIHTRLSDIVRSGEKLVNEWKEADDEELEGVIVDISGLLKDVGQVRDDFRLFMQGSDPETVYWMEGNTQFKFKSLQMYAVPVDVSDALNRYFFEPKKSVILTSATLSVDKSFQFVQEQIGLAEAANDGRLHTVILPSPFNYREQALVVIPRDFPSVKGSSDAVFNQTLAKSIGDVALVTRGRMLVLFTSYRMLRDVYDPLKEALSASGIQVLGQGIDSGNRSKLTRRFREQPASVLLGTSSFWEGVDIPGDALTCLAIVRLPFQPPNHPLVEAKCDRLKRQKQNPFRKYSVPQAVIRFKQGFGRLVRTAQDKGIVIVYDTRVIETSYGKHFLYSLPGPKMEHMANVQLVPRIEAWLSEHEK from the coding sequence ATGAGATTTGCTGTGTTGGATTTTGAGACGACGGGCAATCAGCCCAGCGATGAAATTATACAGATTGGCCTTGTCGTTCTGGGGCATGATCTGAACGTAGAGCAACAATATCACACCCTGGTCCGTCCGACGGTTAGCATACCCGAATTTATCACGAATCTTACGGGGATTTCCGATAACGATGTTCAGGATGCGCCAGAACTGGACGAGGCCATGACCGGGATGGTCCCGCTGCTGAGCGACGTGATCCTGGTCGGCCACAACGTCGGCTTCGATTACCAATATTTGCGGCAGGCCCTGGAGCAGACGGGTTACTTGCCGTTCACCGGCCGGATATTGGACACGATCGAGCTGCTTCGCATTTTGTTCCCTTCGCTTCCTTCTTATCAGCTAGGTTCCGTAGCTCATGATTTCGGCATTGCGCATGATCGGCCTCATCAGGCGGACAGCGATGCGCTTGCGACGGCCGAGATCTTCCGCCGGTGCATGGAAGCCATTGACGACTTGCCATTGCTTACGCTGCAAGGCGTCGTGGATGTGTTCGGGGATCACGAAGAACGCGATTTGAAGTGGCTGCTGGCGGAGAAGCTGAGCGAACGGGAGCGGAATATGGCAAGCTGGGAGGAGGAAGGCTACTTCCCTTACCGCCAATTGATGCTCAAGCACGACGATTGGACCGATACGCCGCCGCCTCGCGACGCGTCCGCGGACAATCCGCTGGCCGGCAAATCATTCCGCCACTTTCTCGATGAAGTGAAGCAGCGGATGGAAGCGATGCTGGATCACTACGAGCCTCGGGCCTCCCAGGAGCAGATGTTCAACGAAGTGATGGAGTGCCTCGATGAGAATAAGCATCTGCTGATCGAAGCCGGAACGGGAACGGGCAAGTCGCTCGGCTACTTGCTGCCGTCCCTGTATCACAGCGTTCTTCACGAGAAGAAGGTTGTGGTCAGCACCCATACGATCAACCTGCAGGAGCAGCTGAGACAGCGCGATGTGCCGCTATTGGAGCAGATTGTTCCTTTTTCATTCAAGGTTTCGATCTTAAAAGGACGCAGTCACTATTTGTGTTTGCGTAAATTTGAACATAAAATAAGTAACAGAGAGTTCGTTCACGCAAGAGATGACAGCATTACAGCGGCGCAGCTGCTCGTATGGCTCAGCCGGACGGAACATGGAGATGACGAGGAGCTGCATCTCGTGCATAAAGGGCCCGAGTTCTGGGATTCGGTCTCGAGCGACAGCGATTCCTGCCTGAACCGTTCCTGTCCTTGGTTCCGCCGCTGCTTCTATCACCGGGCCAAAAATAACGCGAATCTCTCCGATATCGTCATTACGAACCACTCGTTATTGTTTACCGACGTGATGGCCGACCATCGTCTGCTGCCAAGCTATGAGCATCTCGTCATTGACGAGGCCCATCATTTCGAGGAGACGGCCGGCAAGCACTTGGGGACGAATTTGCAATATTTTTCACTCATTCACCCGCTGACCCGGCTGTTCAAAGACAGCAAGAGCGGCGCTCTTGTCGTGCTTCAACAGCGCCTCCGGTTGTCAGGCCATGAGAAAGCGCTTATCTGGGCCGAAGGGATCGATAAGCTGCTCCAGCAGATCGTCGACGTCAAGGAGCAATGGGATCGGCTGCATGATATGCTGTATCAGCTGCTTCCTTCGGGGGAAGCCGGTCAATTCGAGGGCGGACAGACGGTGCTTCGTCTCCCGGCCGGCGAGCGTCCGGAAGAGTGGCCCGAAGCGGTGGAGCTGGAAAAATCGATCCACACCCGGCTCAGCGACATCGTGCGCTCGGGCGAAAAGCTGGTCAATGAGTGGAAAGAGGCCGATGACGAAGAACTCGAAGGCGTCATCGTCGATATTAGCGGGCTGCTGAAGGATGTAGGACAGGTGCGCGACGATTTCCGCCTGTTCATGCAAGGATCGGATCCGGAGACGGTCTACTGGATGGAGGGCAATACGCAGTTCAAATTCAAGTCGCTGCAAATGTATGCCGTGCCGGTTGATGTGAGCGACGCGCTGAACCGGTATTTCTTCGAACCGAAAAAGAGCGTCATCCTCACTTCGGCGACGCTGTCCGTCGACAAGTCCTTTCAGTTCGTGCAGGAACAGATCGGCCTTGCGGAAGCCGCCAATGACGGCAGGCTGCATACGGTGATTCTGCCTTCCCCGTTCAATTACCGGGAGCAGGCGCTGGTCGTAATCCCGCGGGATTTCCCCAGCGTCAAAGGCTCGTCCGACGCAGTCTTCAATCAGACGCTCGCGAAATCGATCGGGGATGTGGCGCTCGTCACGCGCGGCAGGATGCTCGTCCTGTTCACTTCGTACCGCATGCTCCGGGATGTGTACGACCCGCTGAAGGAAGCGTTGAGCGCAAGCGGCATCCAGGTGCTGGGCCAAGGCATCGACAGCGGGAACCGCAGCAAGCTGACTCGCCGCTTCCGGGAGCAGCCGGCCTCCGTGCTGCTCGGTACGAGCAGCTTCTGGGAAGGCGTCGACATTCCCGGCGACGCGCTTACCTGTCTCGCCATTGTCCGGCTGCCCTTCCAGCCGCCGAACCATCCGCTCGTCGAAGCCAAATGCGATCGGCTGAAGCGCCAGAAGCAGAACCCGTTCCGGAAATATTCGGTTCCGCAGGCGGTCATCCGCTTCAAGCAGGGCTTCGGACGCCTTGTGCGGACCGCTCAGGACAAAGGCATCGTCATCGTGTACGATACGCGGGTAATCGAGACGAGCTACGGCAAACATTTCTTATATTCGCTTCCTGGGCCGAAGATGGAGCACATGGCCAATGTGCAGCTGGTGCCCAGAATCGAAGCGTGGTTAAGCGAGCACGAAAAATAG
- a CDS encoding tetratricopeptide repeat protein, whose translation MLQQVFATMNEVLDELIRQYPQAAGERKQELDRQLKVLSTMSDYIVEEWLRFEEKLAALRPHSSNDGIEAQPQPALPDFTDPFQRGQGYYMLMMYDEAVKHLEAAASIRPDHIDSRIYLAMSYLHLGRNQEAGHHFQLIIPLTESKCLKAIAYNALGCISAEQRDLSKAKEYFSKAHLLDPSLPEPVLNLKACLSDGDHLQYGGEWIHMP comes from the coding sequence GTGCTGCAACAAGTATTCGCGACGATGAATGAAGTGCTGGATGAATTAATTCGCCAGTATCCCCAAGCGGCGGGAGAGCGCAAGCAGGAACTGGACCGGCAATTGAAGGTGCTGTCCACCATGAGCGATTACATCGTGGAGGAGTGGCTTCGGTTCGAGGAGAAGCTCGCCGCGCTGCGTCCTCACAGTTCCAATGACGGGATCGAGGCGCAGCCGCAGCCGGCGTTGCCCGATTTTACGGATCCGTTCCAGCGAGGTCAGGGATACTACATGCTGATGATGTATGATGAAGCCGTCAAGCATTTGGAAGCGGCGGCATCGATAAGGCCGGACCATATCGACAGCCGTATTTATTTGGCCATGAGTTATTTGCATCTGGGCCGGAATCAGGAAGCGGGACATCATTTTCAGCTCATCATTCCTCTGACCGAGAGCAAATGCCTCAAAGCGATCGCTTACAATGCCTTGGGGTGCATCAGCGCCGAGCAGCGGGATCTTTCCAAAGCGAAGGAATACTTCAGCAAAGCGCATCTGCTTGATCCTTCACTGCCAGAGCCTGTTTTGAACTTGAAAGCGTGTCTGTCGGATGGCGATCATTTGCAATATGGCGGTGAGTGGATTCACATGCCGTAA
- the panD gene encoding aspartate 1-decarboxylase, protein MFREMMKSKIHRATVTEANLNYVGSITIDEHLMECADIWANEKVQIVNNYNGARLETYVIPGPRHSGVICLNGAAARLVQPGDNVIIISYAAMTDEEARSYQPKIVFVDGENKPVELLAGTEAHATIK, encoded by the coding sequence ATGTTCCGTGAAATGATGAAATCGAAAATTCACCGCGCGACGGTGACGGAGGCCAACTTAAATTATGTGGGCAGCATCACGATCGATGAGCATCTGATGGAATGCGCCGACATTTGGGCCAATGAGAAAGTGCAGATTGTCAACAATTACAACGGCGCCCGTCTGGAAACTTACGTCATTCCGGGTCCGCGCCATTCCGGGGTCATCTGCCTGAACGGAGCGGCAGCGCGGCTTGTGCAGCCCGGAGACAACGTCATTATTATTTCCTATGCCGCGATGACCGACGAAGAAGCGCGTTCCTATCAGCCCAAAATCGTGTTCGTCGATGGGGAGAACAAGCCGGTGGAATTGCTGGCCGGAACGGAAGCTCACGCGACGATTAAATAA
- the panC gene encoding pantoate--beta-alanine ligase has translation MIIVRTIPELRTEVRRLRQEAERQSGPAEVGFVPTMGYLHEGHASLMRQAKEHCAVTVLSIFVNPIQFGPNEDLARYPRDEERDLKLAASLGIDIVFLPSPEEMYPQPTKTTIHVREVTEPLCGASRPGHFDGVTTVVAKLFHIVKPDRAYFGMKDAQQVAVIQQMVADLNFDVAIVPCPIVREADGLALSSRNVYLSGEERKQALGLSRSLRMAEEWLEQEPGLTAEEVKSRIRQVIEEAPLADIDYVDILTFPALQALPSGEPLGQAGSDVLIALAVRFGRTRLIDNRLFSRQGGRLCSVK, from the coding sequence ATGATCATCGTACGGACCATCCCCGAGTTGCGGACCGAGGTCCGCAGGCTGCGGCAGGAAGCGGAACGGCAATCGGGGCCGGCGGAGGTCGGATTCGTCCCGACGATGGGCTATCTTCATGAAGGCCATGCCAGTCTGATGCGGCAGGCGAAGGAGCACTGCGCGGTCACCGTGCTGAGCATCTTCGTCAATCCGATCCAATTCGGGCCGAACGAGGATCTGGCCCGATATCCTCGCGACGAGGAGCGGGATCTGAAGCTCGCGGCTTCGCTTGGCATCGATATCGTCTTTCTGCCGTCTCCGGAAGAAATGTATCCGCAGCCGACGAAGACGACGATACATGTGCGGGAAGTGACCGAGCCGCTGTGCGGGGCGTCCCGCCCGGGCCATTTCGACGGCGTCACGACCGTCGTCGCCAAGCTGTTCCATATCGTCAAGCCCGATCGCGCATACTTCGGAATGAAGGATGCGCAGCAGGTGGCCGTCATTCAACAGATGGTGGCCGACCTGAACTTCGACGTCGCGATCGTGCCTTGCCCTATCGTGCGGGAAGCGGACGGGCTCGCGCTCAGCTCCCGGAATGTGTACCTGAGCGGGGAGGAACGGAAGCAGGCGCTCGGCTTATCGCGCTCGCTCCGCATGGCGGAGGAATGGCTGGAGCAGGAACCCGGGCTTACGGCGGAAGAAGTAAAGTCCCGCATCCGTCAGGTTATCGAGGAAGCGCCGCTGGCGGATATTGATTACGTTGACATCCTGACGTTCCCGGCGCTGCAGGCGCTGCCTTCCGGGGAACCGCTCGGCCAGGCGGGGAGCGACGTGCTTATCGCGCTGGCGGTCCGCTTCGGTCGGACCCGCTTAATCGACAACCGGCTGTTCAGCCGTCAAGGAGGACGCTTATGTTCCGTGAAATGA
- the panB gene encoding 3-methyl-2-oxobutanoate hydroxymethyltransferase has translation MYEMATQPLSIVKMKAMKGRGEKLAMVTAYDYPSAQLAEAAGVDLILVGDSLGNVVLGYDSTLPVTLDDMVYHSRAVRRGAPRTFIVTDMPFMTYHGSMSDTLAGVRRIMQEGHAHAVKMEGGREIAGTVEACVQAGVPVLGHIGLTPQSVHQIGGYRIQGKTAEDANRLLEDALALEKAGAFAIVLELVTAQVAAYITERLSIPTIGIGAGAGCDGQVLVFHDLLRYTADYREKRFVKTYADIGAIIEEGIGAYVREVKAGAFPAEGHSFAADEEVQVQLYGHAGQEEGDGR, from the coding sequence ATGTACGAGATGGCAACACAACCGTTAAGCATTGTGAAAATGAAAGCGATGAAGGGGCGCGGGGAGAAGCTGGCCATGGTTACGGCGTATGATTATCCGTCGGCCCAGCTCGCGGAAGCGGCCGGCGTCGATCTGATACTCGTCGGCGATTCCCTGGGCAATGTCGTGCTCGGCTATGACTCGACGCTGCCGGTCACGCTCGACGATATGGTGTATCATTCGCGGGCCGTGCGCCGGGGAGCGCCCCGCACCTTCATCGTGACAGATATGCCGTTCATGACCTATCACGGCAGCATGTCGGACACGCTGGCCGGCGTCCGCCGCATTATGCAGGAAGGCCATGCCCATGCGGTCAAAATGGAGGGCGGCAGAGAGATCGCGGGTACGGTCGAAGCGTGCGTGCAGGCAGGGGTGCCCGTCCTGGGCCATATCGGCTTGACGCCGCAGTCGGTGCATCAGATCGGCGGCTACCGCATTCAAGGGAAGACGGCCGAGGATGCGAACCGCCTGCTGGAGGATGCCCTGGCGCTGGAGAAGGCCGGCGCCTTCGCGATTGTGCTGGAACTGGTGACGGCGCAGGTGGCGGCTTATATTACGGAACGGCTTTCGATTCCGACGATCGGGATCGGGGCGGGAGCGGGCTGCGACGGACAGGTGCTCGTATTCCACGATCTGCTGCGCTATACGGCGGATTACCGCGAGAAGCGGTTCGTCAAAACCTATGCCGATATCGGCGCCATAATTGAAGAGGGAATCGGGGCCTACGTTCGTGAGGTAAAAGCGGGAGCCTTCCCGGCGGAAGGCCATTCGTTCGCGGCAGACGAAGAAGTGCAGGTCCAATTGTACGGGCATGCGGGCCAGGAAGAGGGGGATGGCCGATGA